Proteins found in one Campylobacter concisus genomic segment:
- a CDS encoding class I SAM-dependent methyltransferase, which translates to MNCKICNGPTKKFDNGFILNKYYIDYFQCEKCGFVQTESPYWLKESYSDAISVSDTGVMSRNIIFSKLATIMMSLCVNTKRDFLDYGGGYGIFTRIMRDNGFNFYWYDKYAINLVARGFEGSISEKKYEAITSFENFEHFENPIEEIEKIFSLTDFVLFSTELITVPAPSTNNWWYYCLEHGQHISIFSNKTLEYIAKKYGYNLISNGRNLHIFSKKKLNNRIFLLEKIIRKLKLENFFKKKPKTDSDMNMMIEKMKMV; encoded by the coding sequence TTGAATTGTAAAATATGTAATGGTCCTACTAAGAAATTTGATAACGGCTTTATTTTAAATAAATATTATATTGACTACTTTCAATGTGAGAAGTGTGGTTTTGTGCAAACAGAGAGCCCATACTGGCTTAAAGAGTCTTATAGTGATGCTATTAGTGTATCTGATACTGGAGTTATGTCAAGAAATATTATTTTTTCCAAACTAGCTACTATTATGATGTCTTTGTGTGTAAATACAAAACGTGATTTTTTGGATTATGGCGGAGGATATGGCATTTTTACACGGATAATGCGTGATAATGGCTTTAATTTTTATTGGTATGATAAGTATGCTATAAATTTAGTTGCCAGAGGATTTGAAGGCAGCATATCTGAGAAAAAGTATGAAGCTATAACTTCTTTTGAAAATTTTGAACATTTTGAAAATCCGATAGAAGAAATAGAAAAAATATTTAGCTTAACAGATTTTGTACTCTTCTCAACAGAACTAATAACGGTACCTGCACCATCCACTAATAACTGGTGGTATTATTGTCTTGAACATGGACAACATATATCTATATTTTCGAATAAAACATTAGAGTATATAGCTAAAAAGTATGGTTATAATCTTATAAGCAATGGAAGAAATTTACATATATTTTCTAAAAAAAAATTAAATAACAGGATATTTTTATTGGAGAAAATCATTAGAAAGTTAAAGCTTGAAAATTTTTTTAAGAAAAAGCCAAAAACAGATAGCGATATGAATATGATGATTGAAAAGATGAAAATGGTATGA
- a CDS encoding NAD-dependent epimerase/dehydratase family protein — protein sequence MKKILITGAKGFLGSSIANHFKALGYQTYGIGHGGLSIEESKEIGLDYWKKDDVSIKSILEFEQVFDVIVHCGGSGSVGFSVKCPYEDFKKTVNGTLEVLEYMRVYNNNSHLIYPSSPAVQGECEDKPIVEEYFGRPVSPYGYHKKIAEDLCQSYSEKFDLNISIVRLFSVYGNGLKKQLLWDACQKILDSSNEAVFWGTGKETRDFIHISDVLRLVDMLLKKDEKFYIINGGTGVKHTIKDVVEMIRNLVNPNINIKFNNQENVGNPIYYWADTHKLEKNGFKADKNLKQEIINYVEWIKRLDD from the coding sequence ATGAAAAAAATATTAATTACTGGAGCCAAGGGTTTTTTAGGTTCAAGCATAGCAAATCATTTTAAAGCTCTAGGATATCAGACATATGGTATAGGACACGGCGGACTGTCTATAGAAGAGTCAAAAGAGATCGGGCTTGACTATTGGAAAAAGGATGATGTGTCGATAAAGTCAATTTTGGAATTCGAACAAGTCTTTGATGTTATAGTGCATTGTGGCGGTAGTGGCTCTGTCGGTTTTTCTGTTAAATGTCCATACGAAGATTTTAAAAAAACAGTAAATGGTACACTTGAAGTTTTAGAATATATGAGGGTGTACAACAATAATTCCCATCTTATCTACCCATCAAGTCCAGCGGTACAAGGCGAATGTGAGGATAAGCCGATTGTAGAAGAGTATTTTGGAAGACCAGTTTCTCCTTATGGGTATCATAAAAAAATAGCTGAGGACCTGTGTCAGAGTTATAGCGAAAAATTTGATTTAAATATTTCCATAGTAAGACTCTTTTCAGTATACGGAAATGGTCTTAAGAAGCAGTTACTTTGGGATGCTTGCCAAAAAATATTAGATAGTAGTAACGAAGCTGTCTTTTGGGGTACAGGGAAAGAGACAAGGGATTTTATACACATAAGTGATGTTTTGCGTTTAGTTGATATGTTGTTAAAAAAAGATGAGAAATTTTATATCATAAACGGTGGAACTGGTGTAAAGCATACCATAAAAGATGTAGTAGAAATGATAAGAAATCTAGTAAATCCAAATATTAATATAAAATTTAATAATCAAGAAAATGTTGGTAACCCAATATACTACTGGGCGGATACACACAAATTAGAGAAAAATGGCTTTAAGGCGGATAAAAATTTAAAACAAGAGATAATAAACTATGTAGAGTGGATAAAGAGGCTAGATGATTAA